CGACGCACGCCCTTCTTCCTTATTTTGAATCGGAGAATCCGCTGGAAGGCGTACTGTATCTGGGCCGAGCCATCGACCGGATCGACCCGGTCCATCAGCAGGGTCTTTTGTCTTCGATCATCGACCTGATTCACGACCATATCACGGACACGGGAGCGCTCCAGTCGATCATCCGGACATTTCCCCATGAATTTCCAGGCGATTATGCCGCGTTCCGGACAGGACTTGCAGCCCTATCCGGAAAGAACAAGGATCCGGAAAAGGCCGAAACCCTGTTTCTGTCCCTTCTTGCGAACTATCCGGCCTCTCTCTTCACCGGATCGGCAGAAGAACGTCTGAACCATCTCTCCCTGCCAGCCGATGTGCCGGTTGTCGCCGTCCTCTTGCCCTCTCATTCGTACCGGACACGGGGGCCCTATTCGCATTCTTTCATCCTCGGTCTCCACGATTTCTTCCGCAAAGAGGATTCTTCGGGAGAACCTTTTCCCTCCCTGATGATCCGGTTCGTGAAAAACCCCCGGAACTATACCCGGACACTGAAGGACCTGGTTCATCAACAGAAAGTTGTGGCTCTTCTGGGGCCTTTCTTTCCGGACGACTTCAAAGCGGCATCTTCTTTTCTGGCGCATTCCGATCTTGTCGCTGTCTCCCCAACGCTACCGCCCGATCCCGGTCTGTCCCATTTTTTCAGTACCGCCACCCTTCCTGACATGATGGCCGCTGCCGCTGCCATTGCGACGGAAAAAAGGGTCACGCCGTCCCATGTGGTCATCGTGTATCCGAAAGGCCCCTACGGACGACATGTCCGCACCGTCTACGCTTCGACACTGAGCGGGCTGGGAGGACAGGTCATCGGAAGCATTTCCTACGATCCTCGCCGCCCGGACAATCAGTCGGCCCTTGAAAAACTCAAGTCTTTCGGAACACGGATGGAAATCTCGAAAGACACCGGACTTCCGCAAGGAGCGACGCTGGTGTCGGAAGACGCCATCCAGATGGGGGGAAAGGTCTTCTTTCTGGGGTCCCGAATCAAAAACGCGCACCATGTCCGTACGTTGTTCCTACCCTCCTTTGATGCGCTCTATGTTCCGGACACCTCTGCCGAACCGGCCTCTCTCCTCCGGGAAATCGCCTACAAGAATATTCAGAATATCCTTCTGGTCGGAAACGAAACGTTTCTCCGAATCCGGGGATTGTCGGGAATCCAGGAACTGCACGACACGCTCCTTGCCACCGGTCCGCCCCCCCTGGGACCCTCCTCTCCCGTTCAGATGGTCAATGGACGGAGCCGGCCGAGCCTTTTTACCCTCCAGACGTATGATGCCCTGCGCCTTCTGCAGAAGGCTTCGGCGTCGGTGGACGGCCCGACAAGGCAGGGAATCCGGCAATATCTTGACTCCCACCCTTCTTTGGACGGGGTGTCGGGAACAATGACCTGGAACGGGCCGGGCCAGTTCAAAAAATCCGTAACAATTTATCAGTTGTCTGGACGCCGCTGGATTCCATCCGATACAGTAGAGGTCACCTACGGAGAAGAAAAATAATCCTGTCCGAATCGGGCCAGCCGTCTGAAAACCGTCCGGTCTCTTCGGAAACGGAATGCGGGGGAAAAAGAGTGTTTCACTTTGATTCAGGCATGGCATACCTTTCTGAAACAGGGTTCCAGATTACGACGGTCGGGATCCCGCTCCTACTCGCTGTCACGCTGCACGAAGTCGCCCACGGGGCAGTGGCGGACCGGCTGGGAGATCACACGGCCCGCTATCTCGGGCGGTTGACGCTCAATCCTTTTCCGCATGTGGATCCCTTCGGAACGATTCTCCTCCCCCTGATGCTCTACTTTTCCCACACAGGACTGATGTTCGGGTATGCGAAGCCGGTCCCGATCAACCCTCTGAACATGGCCAACCCCCGGCGGGATATGGCGATCGTCGCGATGGCCGGCCCATTGTCGAACCTGTTGCAGGCACTGGTTTACATGAGCCTCCTGCACAGTTTTCTCGGAATCGTGATGACCACTTCCTGGTTTCAGTCTGGCGAGGCCGGGGAGACGGTTGCCCGCCTCGTCATCACGCTTTTCCGGATGGGGATCCTGGTGAACGTCGTTCTGTTCGTTTTCAATCTCATTCCGCTCCCCCCCCTGGATGGAGGACGGGTCCTGACGGGATTTCTTCCGGCCGGAGGTGCCGCTTTCATGAACCGGATCGAGCCCTGGGGAATGTGGATCCTGTTCGGATTGATCCTCCTCGATCCCTATCTTGGGGTTCTGTCGCGCCTTGTCTGGCCGGAGATGGACTCCCTGACAAATTTGCTCATGGTGTGGGCGACAAAACCCGGAGTCTCCTGACAACAGGTCCCAACAATATCCAACCGTTCTGAAAACAAGGAAACCAGCAAGCGATGGCCATCGAAAAAGACACTCTTCCAGAGAACCCTGCCGAGAGCAACACGGAAGACAAAAACGTTCCCGTCCGACGGATCGTGAGTGGCATCCAGCCCTCCGGCCGCCTTCATCTGGGCAATTACATGGGAGCCCTGAAAAACTGGATTGCTCTCCAGGACCGCTACGAATCGTTCTTCTTTATCGCCGACTGGCATGCCCTGACAACAAACTATGAAGATACGTCACCGATCCGGCAGAACATTCGGGAGATGCTCGTGGATTGGCTCTCCCTGGGTCTCGATCCTGAAAAATGCACCATTTTCCTCCAGTCGGACGTCCTCGAACATGCCGAGCTGAACCTTCTGCTCTCGATGGTCACCCCGGTTTCCTGGCTTGAGAGGAACCCGTCCTACAAGGACCAGCAGACCCAGATCACGGGGAGAGACCTTTCCACGTTCGGATTTCTGGGGTATCCGGTCCTGATGTCGGCCGATATTCTCCTTTACCGCGCCGACCATGTACCGGTGGGTCTGGACCAGCTGCCGCACCTGGAGCTGGCCCGGGAAATTGCCCGTCGTCTGCGCCACTTTTATGGTCCTGTGGTCCCGGAACCTTTGCCGCTTCTCACTCCGACCCCTCGTCTTCTCGGTCTCGACGGGCGAAAGATGAGCAAAAGCTATAAGAATTGTATCTATGTCGGGGACTCTTCCGCCGAAATCTGGGACAAAGTCCGTCCCATGGTGACAGATCCGGCCCGCGTCCGCCGGTCAGACCCGGGAGATCCCGATAAATGTCCCGTGTTCAACCTGCATCAGTCGTTTTCTCCGCCGGAAACAGTGCAGGAAGTCGACAAGGGGTGCCGGACAGCCGGCATCGGATGCATCGACTGCAAAAAGCTTCTAGTCGGTCACATCGAGACAATCCTTCAGCCGGCCCGTGAGAAAAGACAGGAGATTTCGGCCAGAAAAGGGTTTTTGAAAGACGTGCTGCAGGAAGGGGGGAAGACGGCGTCCGGAGAAGCACGCCAGACAATCCGCGAAGTGCGCCGGGCCATGCGTCTTCCGGATGAAGATCTCTTCGATTGAGAGTCGAGAGACTTCCTTGTCAAAAAAGCGGACAAGGAGATATTGTTAGAGAGTGCCTGAACCCGGGCTTGAAGACAGACGACCTGTATTGAGGATAGGAAAGGGCCGATGACCGAAACAAAAGTCAAAAAAACCTCCCGAAAAAACACCTCTCAACCGGAGGTTCCCGTCTGGGACCGTGTCCTTCTGGCCCGTGCCCAGGAAAGACCAACCTCCCTCGACTATATTCAGCGCCTGTGCACGCAGTTTGTCGAGGTTCACGGAGACCGGTCCTATCGGGACGATCCGTCCATTGTCGGTGGCTTTGCGGTCTTTGAAGGCAAAAGCGTTGCCGTTGTCGGCCATCAGAAGGGAAAAAGCTTCAAGGATCGGATGACAAGAAACTTTGGCATGCCCCATCCGGAAGGGTATCGGAAAGCCTTGCGGATCATGCGCCTGGCCGAACGATTTTCCATGCCCATTTTGACTTTCGTCGACACGCCGGGGGCCTATCCAGGTATCGAAGCGGAAGAGCGCGGTCAGGTGGAGGCTGTTGCCAGAAATATCATGGAGATGTTCGAGATTCGTGTTCCCATCCTGGTATTTATTGTCGGCGAGGGGGGAAGCGGCGGGGCGTTGGCGATCGGAGTCGGAGACCGGGTCTACATGCTGGAAAATGCGGTTTATTCGGTCATCAGCCCGGAAGCATGCGCCGCCATTCTCTGGGAGAACGCCGGCAGAGCGCCTGAAGCGGCAGAGCGCCTCCGGATGACCGCTTCGGATCTCCTGAACCTGGGGATCATCGACGGGATTTTGCCGGAAGCGGCCGGAGGAATCCAGAAAGATGCAATGCCGACCCTGTCCGCGATGAAGGCTCTGATCACCGAACAGCTGGAACAGCTCCAGGCCCTGTCCGTCGAGGAACTGCTTTCCTCCCGACAGAAGAAGTTTGATGCCATGGTGGCGTATCGCGAAGACAACATGGTCCACTTTCCCGGCGGTCAGGAAGCGACCTCCTGACAAGGTTTCTGACCGTCTATCCGGCGAGAGAAGTCTCTCTCGGGAATTCTTTCCCGCGTCTTTCCTGTCGGACTCCCCCCCTCTGCTTCAATGCGACGAGATAGGTCCGGAGGTCCGGATCCAGTTCCTCCTTCCGGACGACCGCCTGTTCCCCGAACCGCCCGCTCAGGGCATGAACAAGCTCGTCGGAGGGGGAAACATTGAGGTGCAGACCGATGACGGCCACCGGATAGGGGCGGGTCATGACCTTGAGCTCCAGGACGGCGGGGACAGGTCCTGGATATCCAAGCAGAATTTGTTTGAGATCTTCGAGGTCCTTGACGGAAAGCCCGTCGGTCTGGAGTCGGACGACAACCGTCTGATAAAGCGTCTCAAGGGCCTGTCCAATGGTTTCGACGCGGGTGACCCGAATCTTGCTCCCAAAGTCGTTCCTCTCGAGAGGTCCCGTCACCAGAATCGGAAGGTCGGTCTGGAGTTTCTCCTGAACCTGGGCGTAAACGTCGGGAAAAAGAACTGCCTCGATGGTTCCCTCCATGTCCAGAAGGGTCAACTGGGCCATTTTGTCGCCTTTTTTCGTCTTGACTTCCCGCAAGGCCGACACGACGGCGAAAACCCTCACGGTTTCCCCCTCTGATACGGATTCGAGACTTCGCGTGGATCGCGTATCGAGCTTCAGGAGGAGATCGGCATAGCGGGCCATCGGATGAGACGTCAGATAAAACCCCAGCGCATTCTTTTCCTCCCGCAACAGCATCCGCTCGTCCCATTCCGGCACCTCCCGGAGGGGAGGACCGGAGGACCGGCCACCCTGGTCTTCGGAGAAAAGGGACTTTTGCAAAGACCCTTTTCCGGATTTCTGTTTTTCGGCCCAGGCCAGGAGATCGTCCAGGGATTCCATCGCCACCGACCGCCGGATGCCCAGTGAACGAAACGCCCCCGCGCGGATCAGAGCTTCAATCACCCGGCGGTTCACCTTCTTTCCGACGATGCGCTTCAAAAAATCCGGAAAGTCGACAAAGGGTCCGTCGTTCGCCCGCGCTTCCAGAATGCAGTCGACCGCCTGTTTCCCGACATTTTTGACCGCACCGAGACCAAACAGGATGCGGGAACCCGGAAGAATCGCAAAATCGAATTCGCTCTGGTTAATGTCCGGAGCCAGAACTTCGATGCCCATGTCCTTGGCCCCGGCAAGAAACACCCCGATTTTCTCCGTATCATCCAGGGCGTTCGTCAGCAGGGCTGCCCAGAGCTCCAGCGGATAATGGGCTTTCAGGTAGGCGGTCTGATAGGAGATCAGCGCATACGCTGCGCTGTGGGATTTATTGAATCCGTATCCGGCAAAATAGGCCATCAGTTCAAAGACATGGGTGGCCTTTTCTTTCGGAAAGCCTTTCCGGATTGCGCCATCGACGAACTTGTCCTGCATCTTGGCCATCTCTTCCGGCTTCTTCTTGCCCATGGCCCGCCGGAGAAGATCGGCTTCGCCAAGAGAAAAACCGGCCAGGACGTTGGCAATCTGCATCACCTGTTCCTGATAGACGATCACGCCGTAGGTTTCCCGGAGAACAGGTTCGAGTTCGGGAAGCTCGTAGCGGATTTCCCGAGGGTTCTTCTTCCTTTTGATAAAGTCGTCCACCATGCCACTGTTGATCGGGCCCGGACGGTAAAGAGCGAGGAGGGCGATCAGGTCCTCGAAGGTCTCGGGCTGCATCTTCATGATCAGGTCCGTCATTCCCCGGGATTCCAGCTGGAAGATTCCGAGGGTTTTGCCTTCGGATAAAAGGCGGTAGGTCCTGGCATCGTCGAGAGGGATCCGGTCGGCCGAAAAGTCCGGTGTATGGGCCTGGATCCGGTTTTCGGCTCCCTGGATCAGGGTCAGGGTGGTCAACCCCAGGAAGTCAAACTTGACCAGACCCACTTTTTCGACATCGTCCTTCGTGAACTGGGTCACGATTTCCCCGTTCGCCCCTCTCATGAGCGGAACGTGTTCCAGGAGAGGTTCTCGCGAAATCACGACCCCGGCGGCATGAATCGAGCTATGACGGGTGATCCCCTCGAGTTTTCGCGAAAGGGAGAAGAGCTCTTCCATCCGGGGATCTTTTTCCAGCAGTGCCCGGAGATCGGGGTTTTCTTCGAGGGCTTTCTCAAGTGTCATGTCGAGGCTGTTCGGGATCATTTTCGCCACCCGGTCCACTTCGGCGTAGGTCATTCCGAGCACCCGGCCGACGTCGCGGATCGACCCCTTGGCGCCCATCGTTCCGAACGTCGCGATCATGGCGACCCGGTCCATCCCGTATCGGTCGACCACATACTGGATCACCTCTCCCCGGCGATTCATACAGAAGTCGACATCGATATCCGGGAGGCTGACCCGCTCGGGATTCAGAAACCTCTCGAACAGGAGTCCAAAACGGATCGGATCAATATTGGTGATCCGAAGCGACCAGGCGACGACAGAGCCTGCGGCGGATCCTCGTCCGGGTCCAACCGGAATCCCCATTTCCCGGGCCTTCCGGATAAAGTCCCAGACGATCAGGAAGTACCCTTCATACCCCATTTTCTGAATCACCTGGATTTCCCGTTCCAGACGCTCGAGATAGAGCGCTTTCTCCGTATCGGAAAAAGTATTTTCCTGAAAACGGGCGTCGAGACCCTCCCGGCTGGTCCGGACGAAAAGCTCAGGGACGGTCGTGGTCTGTCCCTGGTTCTCATCGAGACGATAGGACGGCATGTGAGTTGTCTGAAGGTCGATGGACACATCGATCCGGTCGGCTATCCGCAGAGTGTTTTCGATTGCTTCGGGCAGTTCTTCGAAGGACCGGACCATCTCCCGGGGGGTTTTCAGGTAGAACTCGTCGGAGCCGAAACGGAGACGGGCGGGGTCCTCCAGAGTCTTTCCTGTCTGGAGGCACAGAAGGATGTCATGGGGAACGGAATCCTCGCGCTCAAGATAGTGGCAATCGTTGGTTGCCACGAGCGGGATTGAAAGCTTCTTCGACAGACCGATGATTTCCCGGTTCGCAATGCGCTGGTCTTCCAGTCCGTTGGCCTGAACTTCAAAAAAATAATTCTCCGGACCGAAAATCTCCCGGAAGAGTCCGGCCGTCGCATACGCGCGGTCCGTATCACCCCGCGTCAACATGTACGAAATCTGACCCTTCAGACAGCCGGAGAGAGCGATCAGGCCTTCGTGATGCCGGGAGAGAAGCTCCAGATCAATACGCGGACGATAGTAGAACCCCTCCAGATGCGAAAGGGAGACGATCTTGAGAAGGTTACGGTATCCGGTATCGTTTTCGGCCAGCAGTATCAAATGGAAGGAGGCGTTGTTGATTTTTTTTGCCTGGTGCGGTCCGTCTCCGCCGAAATAGAGATCCTGACGGTCGAAGCGGGAGCGGGGAGTGATATAGACTTCGCACCCGATGATCGGTTTTACACCATGTTTTTTGGCCGTCTGAAAGAACTCGATGGCCCCGAAAAGGTTCCCGTGGTCGGTCATGGCGATGGCCGGCATGTTTTCGGCCCGGGCTTTCCGGATCAGGGGATCGATCTTGTTGGCTCCGTCCAGGAGGCTGTACTGGGTATGGACATGCAGATGGACGAACTGGTCGGTGGAAGACATCAACGATCCTTATCATCTTTGTCTGAAGGTTGCTCCCGGAGCCTGAAACCTTCAGAAGCTCCAGGACTCATATCGTGTTTCGGAAACGAGGTCCGATCCGATTTCGGATAAAAAGCGGGAAGGATAGAGACGTTCCCCCCTTCCACGGGAAATGGCGCTTTCCGGAACGCACAGCAAAAGGTCCCGACGGGCACGGGTGACCGCAACATAAAACAGGCGGCGCTCCTCCTCGAGGTCCTGGGGACGGAGGGCAGACTTTTCGGGAGGAAAGACCCCTTCATTCATCGAGAGGACAAAGACCGTGTCCCATTCGAGACCCTTCGCCTGATGGATGGAGGAAAGAATGACCCTGTCCGGCACCGAAGCATTCGAAAGGGCCATCTCTTCAAGATTTTCCAGAAGCGTGATTTCGCCGAGAAACCCCTCCAGGTCTTTCTGTTCGCCCAGCTGTTCGGCAAAGGCGACAAGATCCGCCTCCCGTTCCTCCGGATCCTCCCGGATATCATAGAGATCCCGCCGATATCCCTCTTCGAGAATTTCCATCACAAGGAGACCGACCGTAGACTCTTCCTTCCGCTGCAACTCCCGGAGGGAGAACAGTCGCTCCCCCAGTTTGCGGACGCCTTCCCGTGAGAGGGAAGGGGCGGTTTTGAGAACTTTTTCGTCCGTCAGGCCGGAAAAGACGTCTTCAACCTCTCCCAGGACACGGATCAGTTTTTCGGAAGATCGTTCTCCCATTCGGGGAATCATCCGGAGAAGCCGGGTCATGGCAAGGGTGTCCCGAGGATTCAGGAGAAGACGGAGATGCGCCAGGACATCCTTGATGTGGGCCTGTTCGTAAAAGCGCAATCCGGACGTGATCGAAAACGGAATTTTCCGTCGGGCGAGTTCGAACTGGATTGGAAGACTCAGATAATGGGAGCGGTAAAGGATTGCGATTTCGGAAGCCTGAGTGCCACCATCGAGAAGTTGGTCGACCGTCGAGCCGATGAAGTGGGCCTGATCGGCATCGGAATAAAGACCGACCGTGCGGGGAGCCTCTCCCTCCTCCGTATGAAAGGGACGGAGTGTTTTTTCGATGCGTCTTTCGTTTCCGAGAATAATCCGGTTGGCCAGATCAAGAATGGGAGGGCTGGAGCGGTAGTTTGTCTCAAGGCGGTAAATCCGGGCCTCGGGATACCGGTCGGGAAACGTCAGGATGTTCTCGACATGGGCTCCCCGGAAAGAATAAATGCTCTGGCTGTCATCCCCTACCACGAAAAAACTTTTGTGTCTGGCCGCCAGCTTGTCGAGAATCGTCGACTGAAGGGGATTCGTGTCCTGGTATTCGTCGACCAGAAGAAACCGGAAACGTTCCTGGAGAAGCTCGAGCACATCCGGTCCGGATTCCAGAATGTCCAGCCAGCCGGTCAAAAGATCGTCAAAATCCGCGAGCCGGTCTTTTCTTTTCACTTCCTCGTATTCGGTCCTGATCCGGGTCACTGTCTCGATCACGGGAATCAGTCCCGAAAACCGGTCATAGATGACATCCTCCAGAGAAACCATACTGTTTCTGGACAGACTGATGGCGTTCAGGATCTGTCCGGCGGGAGGAAGTTCTTTTCGGAGCCCTTCGGGAAACGCGGAAAGAATCGACTTGAGAAGATCGACTTGATCCTCCCGGTCAATGACAACCGGCGTTCCCGCATAGCCGATGCGGGATCCGAACTCCCGCAGGAGGCGATATCCGACATGGTGGAATGTCCCGGCCCACAAAAGGACCTGCGGCCCGGTCAGAAGATCCGCCAGACGATGCTGGAGCACACGGGCAGCCTTCTTCGTGAACGTCAGAACAAGCATCCGGTGGGCGGGCACTCCTTTCTCCAGAAGCCAGGCCACCCGATGCGTCAGCACACGCGTCTTGCCGGAACCGGCTCCGGCTAGCACCAGTGCAGGACCATCCGGGGCAGTCACCGCCTCCCTCTGTTCCTCATTCAAGACGTTCAGGATTCTGGAATCCAAAAAGATGCCTCCTTACGGACCGAACCGAGGGCTTCGCCAGGGACATTCAGAAGCGGGAACAGAAAAAGCATTGCGCCCATCAGTGAGAGTTGGTATCATTAACGGAGAAAACCTGTTGAGAGAAAATGTTGAAAGGACCGCCGAATGATTTTACTCCTTTTGGAGTCTCTTGGATACGGATTGTTGCACGGGCTCCTTCCGGATGAGCACACCTGGCCGATCACGTTCAGCTACGCGATTGGCAACGCCACGGGAAAACAGGGGGTGCGATCCGGATTTTACTTTTCCGCCGCCTTTGCCGTCCAGCGGGCCATCGCATCCGAACTCGCCTATCTTTTCCTTGCCTCCTGGCTGACCAGAGAATCCCTGAACGCGGAAATCGACATGGTCGTGGGCGCTGTCATGGCCATCGCCGGATGGATCGTTCTCAAGAAAAAGCAATATGTTCATTTTCACCTGCTGGGACATCACCACGAAGAGTCTGAGTCCGCGGAACAGTCTTCCACCATCCTCTCTTTTTCGAAATCCGACCATACCCGGGGAGGGGATCCGTCCATTCCGCCCCGGTGGGCCATGATTCACGGATTCATTGCCGGTTTCGGGTTCGGTCCATTCGCACTCTTTATCTATACGACAGCCGCTCCCCACATGACCTCTCCCTGGACGGGATTCCTTCCGGGCCTGTTCTTCGGACTGGGGACCATGCTGATGCTGATGCTCCTCGGAGGAATTTTCGGATCCGCTCTCCGGGTCACCCGGCATTTCAACGAGCAGGAGATCCGGCAGATTGGTTTCCGGACGGCAACGCTGACCCTTCTTCTGGGGGGAGGGATCTTCTTTCTGGGGGGAATTTATTCCCTGGTTCAGGAAAGAGCCGGGCACTCCCAGGACATCGGAAACATCCTGATTGCAATGATTATGGGAGGAGTGGCTCTTCCGGTTCTGGCCCATTCGATCTGGAAGGTTCTTCATTGCCGCAGTATCGGTGCGGCAGGAGCCGGACAACCCTGAACAACAAAGAGACCATCCGTCCTTTCTTCTTCGTCAGGGATCCTCCAAAATTGTTAACAGACATTCTTTTGTGTTTTAATAAAATTTATTAATCTTTACATCCAG
The sequence above is drawn from the Leptospirillum ferriphilum ML-04 genome and encodes:
- a CDS encoding acetyl-CoA carboxylase carboxyltransferase subunit alpha — protein: MTETKVKKTSRKNTSQPEVPVWDRVLLARAQERPTSLDYIQRLCTQFVEVHGDRSYRDDPSIVGGFAVFEGKSVAVVGHQKGKSFKDRMTRNFGMPHPEGYRKALRIMRLAERFSMPILTFVDTPGAYPGIEAEERGQVEAVARNIMEMFEIRVPILVFIVGEGGSGGALAIGVGDRVYMLENAVYSVISPEACAAILWENAGRAPEAAERLRMTASDLLNLGIIDGILPEAAGGIQKDAMPTLSAMKALITEQLEQLQALSVEELLSSRQKKFDAMVAYREDNMVHFPGGQEATS
- the dnaE gene encoding DNA polymerase III subunit alpha — encoded protein: MSSTDQFVHLHVHTQYSLLDGANKIDPLIRKARAENMPAIAMTDHGNLFGAIEFFQTAKKHGVKPIIGCEVYITPRSRFDRQDLYFGGDGPHQAKKINNASFHLILLAENDTGYRNLLKIVSLSHLEGFYYRPRIDLELLSRHHEGLIALSGCLKGQISYMLTRGDTDRAYATAGLFREIFGPENYFFEVQANGLEDQRIANREIIGLSKKLSIPLVATNDCHYLEREDSVPHDILLCLQTGKTLEDPARLRFGSDEFYLKTPREMVRSFEELPEAIENTLRIADRIDVSIDLQTTHMPSYRLDENQGQTTTVPELFVRTSREGLDARFQENTFSDTEKALYLERLEREIQVIQKMGYEGYFLIVWDFIRKAREMGIPVGPGRGSAAGSVVAWSLRITNIDPIRFGLLFERFLNPERVSLPDIDVDFCMNRRGEVIQYVVDRYGMDRVAMIATFGTMGAKGSIRDVGRVLGMTYAEVDRVAKMIPNSLDMTLEKALEENPDLRALLEKDPRMEELFSLSRKLEGITRHSSIHAAGVVISREPLLEHVPLMRGANGEIVTQFTKDDVEKVGLVKFDFLGLTTLTLIQGAENRIQAHTPDFSADRIPLDDARTYRLLSEGKTLGIFQLESRGMTDLIMKMQPETFEDLIALLALYRPGPINSGMVDDFIKRKKNPREIRYELPELEPVLRETYGVIVYQEQVMQIANVLAGFSLGEADLLRRAMGKKKPEEMAKMQDKFVDGAIRKGFPKEKATHVFELMAYFAGYGFNKSHSAAYALISYQTAYLKAHYPLELWAALLTNALDDTEKIGVFLAGAKDMGIEVLAPDINQSEFDFAILPGSRILFGLGAVKNVGKQAVDCILEARANDGPFVDFPDFLKRIVGKKVNRRVIEALIRAGAFRSLGIRRSVAMESLDDLLAWAEKQKSGKGSLQKSLFSEDQGGRSSGPPLREVPEWDERMLLREEKNALGFYLTSHPMARYADLLLKLDTRSTRSLESVSEGETVRVFAVVSALREVKTKKGDKMAQLTLLDMEGTIEAVLFPDVYAQVQEKLQTDLPILVTGPLERNDFGSKIRVTRVETIGQALETLYQTVVVRLQTDGLSVKDLEDLKQILLGYPGPVPAVLELKVMTRPYPVAVIGLHLNVSPSDELVHALSGRFGEQAVVRKEELDPDLRTYLVALKQRGGVRQERRGKEFPRETSLAG
- a CDS encoding ATP-dependent helicase; amino-acid sequence: MDSRILNVLNEEQREAVTAPDGPALVLAGAGSGKTRVLTHRVAWLLEKGVPAHRMLVLTFTKKAARVLQHRLADLLTGPQVLLWAGTFHHVGYRLLREFGSRIGYAGTPVVIDREDQVDLLKSILSAFPEGLRKELPPAGQILNAISLSRNSMVSLEDVIYDRFSGLIPVIETVTRIRTEYEEVKRKDRLADFDDLLTGWLDILESGPDVLELLQERFRFLLVDEYQDTNPLQSTILDKLAARHKSFFVVGDDSQSIYSFRGAHVENILTFPDRYPEARIYRLETNYRSSPPILDLANRIILGNERRIEKTLRPFHTEEGEAPRTVGLYSDADQAHFIGSTVDQLLDGGTQASEIAILYRSHYLSLPIQFELARRKIPFSITSGLRFYEQAHIKDVLAHLRLLLNPRDTLAMTRLLRMIPRMGERSSEKLIRVLGEVEDVFSGLTDEKVLKTAPSLSREGVRKLGERLFSLRELQRKEESTVGLLVMEILEEGYRRDLYDIREDPEEREADLVAFAEQLGEQKDLEGFLGEITLLENLEEMALSNASVPDRVILSSIHQAKGLEWDTVFVLSMNEGVFPPEKSALRPQDLEEERRLFYVAVTRARRDLLLCVPESAISRGRGERLYPSRFLSEIGSDLVSETRYESWSF
- a CDS encoding ABC transporter substrate-binding protein, whose product is MNKGPFLHSPHSTHLRLSGKRSRTRFSYFSFLALLLMAAFSPGILGATGLIPALEMPDVPVIKNNAPPPAPLPNVGDISVNLSLAEGQKDLSSGKDKEALQVFNGILLETPRDKVPLSVFLGISRAYRHLKAPNRAIVTLLPLIKSQTLAQADPEAKREYMYELGVADGLIHNKTGIEHYLVPVFPQLEKPREILSATHALLPYFESENPLEGVLYLGRAIDRIDPVHQQGLLSSIIDLIHDHITDTGALQSIIRTFPHEFPGDYAAFRTGLAALSGKNKDPEKAETLFLSLLANYPASLFTGSAEERLNHLSLPADVPVVAVLLPSHSYRTRGPYSHSFILGLHDFFRKEDSSGEPFPSLMIRFVKNPRNYTRTLKDLVHQQKVVALLGPFFPDDFKAASSFLAHSDLVAVSPTLPPDPGLSHFFSTATLPDMMAAAAAIATEKRVTPSHVVIVYPKGPYGRHVRTVYASTLSGLGGQVIGSISYDPRRPDNQSALEKLKSFGTRMEISKDTGLPQGATLVSEDAIQMGGKVFFLGSRIKNAHHVRTLFLPSFDALYVPDTSAEPASLLREIAYKNIQNILLVGNETFLRIRGLSGIQELHDTLLATGPPPLGPSSPVQMVNGRSRPSLFTLQTYDALRLLQKASASVDGPTRQGIRQYLDSHPSLDGVSGTMTWNGPGQFKKSVTIYQLSGRRWIPSDTVEVTYGEEK
- a CDS encoding sulfite exporter TauE/SafE family protein; the encoded protein is MILLLLESLGYGLLHGLLPDEHTWPITFSYAIGNATGKQGVRSGFYFSAAFAVQRAIASELAYLFLASWLTRESLNAEIDMVVGAVMAIAGWIVLKKKQYVHFHLLGHHHEESESAEQSSTILSFSKSDHTRGGDPSIPPRWAMIHGFIAGFGFGPFALFIYTTAAPHMTSPWTGFLPGLFFGLGTMLMLMLLGGIFGSALRVTRHFNEQEIRQIGFRTATLTLLLGGGIFFLGGIYSLVQERAGHSQDIGNILIAMIMGGVALPVLAHSIWKVLHCRSIGAAGAGQP
- the trpS gene encoding tryptophan--tRNA ligase, with translation MAIEKDTLPENPAESNTEDKNVPVRRIVSGIQPSGRLHLGNYMGALKNWIALQDRYESFFFIADWHALTTNYEDTSPIRQNIREMLVDWLSLGLDPEKCTIFLQSDVLEHAELNLLLSMVTPVSWLERNPSYKDQQTQITGRDLSTFGFLGYPVLMSADILLYRADHVPVGLDQLPHLELAREIARRLRHFYGPVVPEPLPLLTPTPRLLGLDGRKMSKSYKNCIYVGDSSAEIWDKVRPMVTDPARVRRSDPGDPDKCPVFNLHQSFSPPETVQEVDKGCRTAGIGCIDCKKLLVGHIETILQPAREKRQEISARKGFLKDVLQEGGKTASGEARQTIREVRRAMRLPDEDLFD
- a CDS encoding site-2 protease family protein; this encodes MFHFDSGMAYLSETGFQITTVGIPLLLAVTLHEVAHGAVADRLGDHTARYLGRLTLNPFPHVDPFGTILLPLMLYFSHTGLMFGYAKPVPINPLNMANPRRDMAIVAMAGPLSNLLQALVYMSLLHSFLGIVMTTSWFQSGEAGETVARLVITLFRMGILVNVVLFVFNLIPLPPLDGGRVLTGFLPAGGAAFMNRIEPWGMWILFGLILLDPYLGVLSRLVWPEMDSLTNLLMVWATKPGVS